One part of the Streptomyces sp. NBC_00286 genome encodes these proteins:
- a CDS encoding NAD(P)H-hydrate dehydratase, with product MRSAYGVETVRAAERELMARLPEGALMQRAAAGLAAACVELMGRVYGSRVVLLVGSGDNGGDALYAGARLARRGAGVTAVLLSPERTHPGGLAALRRAGGRVHSAKDNAPVERAIRSADLVVDGIVGIGGKGGLRPEAVPLAELAASSRAAVVAVDLPSGVEADTGEVRGAAIRADLTVTFGTHKPGLLIDPAREYAGSVRLVDIGLSLPDAAEAEALQHADVAALLPVPGAESDKYRRGVVGIAAGSSRYPGAAVLAVAGALRGGAGAVRYVGPAGDAVIARFPETLVSDQGPKRAGRVQAWVVGPGAGDDAQSVAEVLAQDVPVLVDADGLRLADRDLVRGRKAPTLLTPHAGEAAALLGVSRESVEGARLHSVRELAERYGATVLLKGSTTLVASPGGGTVRVNATGTSWLATAGSGDVLSGLAGSLLASGLGALDAGSVAAYLHGLAGRFAADGAPVGAHDVFESIRSAWRDVMS from the coding sequence ATGCGTAGTGCGTACGGAGTGGAGACGGTACGGGCGGCCGAGCGGGAGTTGATGGCGCGGCTTCCGGAGGGCGCGCTGATGCAGCGGGCGGCGGCCGGACTGGCCGCGGCCTGCGTGGAGTTGATGGGGCGGGTGTACGGCAGCCGGGTCGTCCTCCTGGTGGGCAGCGGGGACAACGGCGGAGACGCGCTGTACGCGGGAGCCCGCCTCGCCCGCCGCGGCGCGGGCGTCACGGCCGTACTGCTGTCCCCTGAGCGAACCCATCCCGGCGGCCTGGCAGCGCTGCGCCGGGCGGGCGGCCGCGTGCACTCCGCCAAGGACAACGCGCCCGTGGAGCGGGCGATCCGTTCCGCCGATCTCGTGGTCGACGGAATCGTCGGGATCGGCGGCAAGGGCGGGCTGCGCCCCGAGGCCGTGCCCTTGGCCGAGTTGGCCGCGTCCTCCCGTGCCGCCGTCGTCGCCGTGGATCTGCCGAGCGGTGTCGAGGCGGACACCGGCGAGGTTCGCGGCGCGGCGATCCGTGCCGACCTGACCGTGACCTTCGGCACGCACAAGCCGGGGCTGCTGATCGATCCGGCACGGGAGTACGCGGGTTCGGTACGGCTCGTGGACATCGGGCTCTCGTTGCCCGACGCGGCCGAGGCGGAGGCCCTGCAACATGCCGATGTCGCGGCGCTGTTGCCTGTTCCGGGCGCCGAGAGCGACAAGTACCGGCGGGGGGTCGTGGGTATCGCCGCCGGGTCCTCGCGGTATCCCGGGGCCGCCGTACTCGCGGTGGCGGGCGCGCTGCGGGGCGGAGCCGGGGCCGTACGGTACGTCGGTCCCGCCGGGGACGCCGTGATCGCCCGCTTCCCCGAAACCCTTGTCTCGGACCAGGGGCCGAAGCGGGCCGGGCGGGTGCAGGCCTGGGTCGTCGGGCCCGGAGCCGGCGACGACGCGCAGAGCGTGGCGGAGGTGCTTGCCCAGGACGTGCCCGTCCTCGTGGACGCGGATGGCCTGCGGCTGGCGGACCGGGATCTCGTACGGGGCCGGAAGGCGCCCACGCTGTTGACGCCTCACGCGGGTGAGGCTGCCGCCTTGCTCGGTGTCTCGCGGGAGTCGGTCGAGGGGGCGCGGTTGCACTCCGTGCGGGAGTTGGCGGAGCGGTATGGGGCGACGGTGTTGCTGAAGGGCTCGACCACGTTGGTGGCTTCGCCTGGGGGTGGGACGGTTCGGGTCAACGCGACGGGGACGTCGTGGCTGGCCACGGCTGGTAGCGGTGACGTGTTGTCGGGGCTGGCCGGTTCGCTTCTGGCCTCGGGGCTGGGCGCTCTGGACGCCGGGAGTGTTGCGGCGTACCTCCACGGGCTCGCTGGGCGCTTTGCCGCTGACGGGGCGCCGGTGGGCGCGCACGACGTCTTCGAGTCGATCCGCTCCGCGTGGCGGGACGTCATGAGCTGA
- the tsaB gene encoding tRNA (adenosine(37)-N6)-threonylcarbamoyltransferase complex dimerization subunit type 1 TsaB — protein MLLLALDTATPAVTVALHDGTSVIASSSQVDARRHGELLLPAVDRVLTEAGLLLDAVTGIVAGVGPGPYTGLRVGLMTADTFGLALGVPVYGLCTLDGLAFAADIQGPFVVATDARRKEVYWARYSDSRTRVSGPAVDRPAEIADAVAGLPAVGAGALLYPDTFPDVYEPENVSASALASLAAEKLAKGEELPAPRPLYLRRPDAQVPKNYKVVTPK, from the coding sequence GTGCTCTTGCTCGCTCTGGATACCGCCACCCCCGCCGTCACCGTCGCGCTGCATGACGGGACGTCCGTCATCGCCTCGTCGAGTCAGGTGGACGCCCGCCGGCATGGAGAGTTGCTGCTGCCTGCCGTCGACCGGGTGCTCACCGAGGCCGGGCTGCTGCTTGACGCCGTCACCGGCATCGTCGCGGGCGTGGGACCCGGCCCGTACACGGGGCTGCGGGTCGGCCTGATGACCGCCGACACCTTCGGGCTCGCGCTGGGCGTGCCCGTGTACGGACTGTGCACGCTCGACGGCCTCGCGTTCGCGGCCGACATACAGGGCCCCTTCGTCGTGGCGACCGACGCGCGGCGCAAGGAGGTCTACTGGGCGCGGTACTCCGATTCCCGTACGCGCGTCAGTGGGCCCGCCGTGGACCGGCCCGCCGAGATCGCCGACGCCGTTGCCGGTCTGCCGGCCGTTGGCGCGGGCGCGTTGCTCTACCCGGACACCTTCCCGGATGTGTACGAGCCCGAGAACGTCTCGGCGTCGGCACTCGCGTCCCTCGCCGCCGAGAAGCTGGCCAAGGGCGAGGAACTCCCCGCTCCCCGGCCGCTGTACCTGCGCCGCCCGGACGCCCAGGTGCCCAAGAACTACAAGGTGGTCACCCCCAAGTGA
- the rimI gene encoding ribosomal protein S18-alanine N-acetyltransferase, translated as MRWWDIDPVLELEKALFPEDAWSRGMFWSELAHSRGSTATKRYVVAQDGERIVGYGGLAASADVGDVQTIAVARDQWGTGVGALILTELLRAATTFECAEVMLECRIDNIRAQKLYERFGFEPIGFRRGYYQPGNVDALVMRLQDPSTSVQGTEIHG; from the coding sequence ATGCGCTGGTGGGACATCGATCCCGTACTGGAGCTGGAGAAGGCCCTCTTCCCCGAGGACGCCTGGTCGCGGGGCATGTTCTGGTCCGAGCTGGCCCATTCCCGGGGATCGACGGCGACGAAGCGGTATGTCGTGGCGCAGGACGGTGAGCGGATCGTCGGGTACGGGGGACTCGCCGCCTCCGCGGACGTGGGTGACGTACAGACCATCGCCGTCGCCCGCGACCAGTGGGGCACCGGGGTCGGTGCGCTGATCCTGACCGAGCTGCTGCGGGCCGCGACCACCTTCGAGTGCGCCGAGGTCATGCTCGAGTGCCGGATCGACAACATCCGGGCCCAGAAGCTGTACGAGCGCTTCGGCTTCGAGCCGATCGGCTTCCGGCGCGGTTACTACCAGCCGGGCAACGTCGACGCGCTCGTGATGCGCCTCCAAGATCCCTCAACCTCAGTACAAGGAACCGAGATCCATGGCTGA
- the tsaD gene encoding tRNA (adenosine(37)-N6)-threonylcarbamoyltransferase complex transferase subunit TsaD yields MADEPLVLGIETSCDETGVGIVRGHTLLADAVASSVDEHARFGGVVPEVASRAHLEAMVPTIHRALKEAGVSARDLDGIAVTAGPGLAGALLVGVSAAKAYAYALGKPLYGVNHLASHICVDQLEHGALPEPTMALLVSGGHSSLLLSSDVTSDVRPLGATIDDAAGEAFDKIARVLDLGFPGGPVIDRYAREGDPEAIAFPRGLTGPRDAAYDFSFSGLKTAVARWIEAKRAAGEEVPVRDVAASFQEAVVDVLTRKAVRACKDEGVEHLMIGGGVAANSRLRALAQERCEAAGLQLRVPRPKLCTDNGAMVAALGAEMVARNRAASDWDLSADSSLPVTEPHVPGSGHDHVHEVSKENLYS; encoded by the coding sequence ATGGCTGACGAACCACTCGTCCTCGGCATCGAGACCTCCTGCGACGAGACCGGCGTCGGCATCGTCCGCGGCCACACACTGCTCGCGGACGCGGTCGCGTCGAGCGTCGACGAGCATGCGCGCTTCGGCGGCGTCGTCCCGGAGGTCGCGTCCCGTGCGCACCTGGAGGCGATGGTGCCGACCATCCACCGGGCGCTGAAAGAGGCCGGCGTGAGTGCGCGGGACCTGGACGGGATCGCCGTCACGGCCGGTCCGGGGCTCGCGGGCGCGCTTCTGGTGGGGGTTTCGGCGGCTAAGGCGTACGCATACGCGCTGGGGAAGCCGTTGTACGGGGTCAATCACCTGGCCTCGCACATCTGCGTCGACCAGTTGGAGCATGGGGCGCTGCCGGAGCCGACCATGGCGCTGCTGGTGTCCGGCGGGCATTCGTCTCTGCTGCTCTCCTCGGATGTCACCTCCGATGTACGGCCGCTGGGCGCGACCATCGACGACGCGGCGGGCGAGGCCTTCGACAAGATCGCGCGGGTGCTGGACCTGGGGTTCCCGGGCGGTCCGGTGATCGACCGGTATGCGCGTGAGGGCGACCCGGAGGCGATCGCGTTCCCGCGCGGGCTGACCGGGCCGCGGGATGCGGCGTACGACTTCTCCTTCTCGGGGCTCAAGACGGCGGTCGCCCGCTGGATCGAGGCCAAGCGGGCGGCGGGGGAGGAGGTGCCGGTGCGTGATGTGGCGGCTTCCTTCCAGGAGGCGGTCGTGGACGTGCTGACGCGCAAGGCTGTGCGGGCGTGCAAGGACGAGGGCGTCGAGCATCTGATGATCGGCGGAGGGGTCGCGGCCAACTCGCGGCTGCGGGCCCTGGCGCAGGAGCGTTGCGAGGCGGCCGGGCTTCAACTGCGGGTGCCGCGGCCGAAGTTGTGCACGGACAACGGGGCGATGGTGGCGGCGCTCGGGGCGGAGATGGTGGCGCGGAACCGGGCCGCCTCCGACTGGGATCTGTCGGCGGACTCGTCGTTGCCGGTGACGGAGCCGCATGTGCCGGGGAGCGGCCACGATCACGTGCATGAGGTGAGCAAGGAGAACCTGTACTCGTGA